The proteins below are encoded in one region of Salmo salar chromosome ssa02, Ssal_v3.1, whole genome shotgun sequence:
- the LOC106594007 gene encoding ictacalcin: protein MSQVQQAMALLIAAFHKYSGKEGDKTTLSKGELKDLLNAELGEIMGKNTDQAKVDKIFKDLDANSDGSVDFQEYVTLVACLTMMCNDFFKKK from the exons aTGTCACAGGTCCAGCAGGCTATGGCATTGCTCATCGCAGCCTTCCACAAGTACTCTGGCAAGGAGGGCGACAAGACGACCCTGAGCAAGGGAGAACTCAAAGATCTGCTCAACGCTGAGCTTGGAGAGATCATGGGG AAAAACACTGACCAGGCAAAGGTTGACAAGATCTTCAAAGATCTGGACGCTAACTCAGATGGCAGTGTGGACTTCCAGGAGTACGTCACACTGGTGGCCTGCCTCACCATGATGTGCAATGATTTCTTCAAAAAGaagtga
- the LOC123728158 gene encoding ictacalcin: MSQVQQAMALLIAAFHKYSGKEGDKTTLSKGELKDLLNAELGEIMGKNTDQAKVDKIFKDLDANSDGSVDFQEYVTLVACLTMMCNEFFKKK, translated from the exons aTGTCACAGGTCCAGCAGGCTATGGCATTGCTCATCGCAGCCTTCCACAAGTACTCTGGCAAGGAGGGCGACAAGACGACCCTGAGCAAGGGAGAACTCAAAGATCTGCTCAACGCTGAGCTTGGAGAGATCATGGGG AAAAACACTGACCAGGCAAAGGTTGACAAGATCTTCAAAGATCTGGACGCTAACTCAGATGGCAGTGTGGACTTCCAGGAGTACGTCACACTGGTGGCCTGCCTCACCATGATGTGCAATGAGTTCTTCAAAAAGaagtga